The following proteins are encoded in a genomic region of Fusarium keratoplasticum isolate Fu6.1 chromosome 9, whole genome shotgun sequence:
- a CDS encoding HET domain-containing protein, translating into MQLTQPDHDHSSEAEDTVVAAGEWLVSLCGRDDSFDTTRALTQLEQAKFDEFFTLHGHSPVFKPYHVEAVRKCMRKRWKPDYQLARSLLDKDDTGLLFVEEIDILQVAIRVARIEPGWLGRSPKESCPELIEMVELLISHGASPSCLDNDGNSALSYACVLGYPELFHFLISAGALLSTMHPRRLPEQLEKPDDSQNQQDNKVNLLQVTLDALISPQYIVDMTWVGYPPGVSYDRPLWELDLDSTWGGIILHLLKAGLSYVKDDPGLIMLLHISCYEGELGYVEHLLGFGIATNVGGPRMVDGGQGQGSSFGTALHAAAANIQLSSAKILMAHGESPRTRAPCISKFDRTAEDMTPAEIALSLSRYDDHDEETLFTFLEGLMQHEQGLDDSDHQKILLFCARRNHIDFVTSLLQRGVQPQKVPANVGSAQMAQLLISRGASIDAAAVQKKALSKGKLSLLRWCVDEYGPQLASDPETWGNMGYRMLNCGLMYLDNIKYMASEYPGSHIDAVLTANLSLGDEDPKPTPTSWLHMAALQDNVWALEMLIKAGADPTCPGLTVDVSTTIRQSRQYKYRNIPDRLKVIQMLESYNCKDWLLPSYTELKVLLADTIASQRLVWEERVEDLVESQQALPFAPTRQDQASVSTASMAAPSSEFTYRPLQNKSAIRLLELFPSDNRTEPLLGRLIESDLTLQPDYEAVSYVWGDTSVNECIMLDEQPVSITANLHSALVHIRHASDVRTLWVDALCIDQSTHAERNQQVTIMGDIYKTARQVLVWLGEAANDSHLVFEYLQDETNNTFPNFRKPPARYLQAWKALVRRPWFFRTWVIQEVALSRKAIITCGENSAPWMDLGSGHRADISGGALGLSSVSSAPGFKADHPFEGFDADSHVWRLRMLKPGSHPAEVIQYSRACQSSEVRDRVYGLLGLFDPGFMAVDYDLPVEDIFRQFTEAAIQRTGDLGILKWFGHGPRSKSLPSWVPDCTDTVTVGTLPRRHWYPSYREGGKGDYDYRTTAGTRSSVSPRDLTDKVLPGLAFRPGGVLAVQGKIIDTIRAIGPELSAGTAFAPGTECFARIMKEWESLAATLTTEWNLSLASSVSTAFAATISATQPPELRSVDVGFVQWYRHNGSGVLEAADPTMFLREHEFYLWWLGVGKEEGEKDYHLGYEFNEFADKMELACYGRRFFTTEKGNMGLAGPRARVGDRIVYLPGGDQAFVLRRRDDGTGWTMAHDCYLYGLDPYALFEDEEHLVEEFLIH; encoded by the coding sequence ATGCAGCTCACGCAACCTGATCACGACCACTCGTCTGAAGCTGAGGACACGGTGGTGGCCGCGGGAGAATGGCTCGTGAGCCTGTGCGGCAGAGATGATAGCTTTGACACCACCCGGGCCCTGACAcaacttgaacaggcaaaATTCGACGAATTCTTCACTCTGCACGGACATTCACCCGTTTTCAAGCCTTATCACGTTGAAGCGGTCCGAAAATGTATGAGAAAAAGGTGGAAGCCAGACTATCAACTTGCGCGTTCGCTTCTGGACAAGGACGACACTGGTCTTCTCTTTGTGGAAGAAATTGATATCCTACAGGTCGCCATCCGGGTGGCTCGAATTGAGCCTGGCTGGCTTGGCCGCTCCCCCAAAGAGTCCTGTCCTGAGCTTATTGAAATGGTGGAGCTGCTGATCAGCCATGGCGCGTCACCCAGCTGCCTGGATAATGATGGGAACTCGGCTTTGTCCTATGCCTGCGTTCTAGGGTATCCTGAGCTGTTTCACTTCCTTATTTCTGCTGGAGCACTGTTGTCGACTATGCACCCAAGAAGACTCCCTGAGCAGCTAGAGAAACCAGACGATTCACAGAACCAACAAGACAATAAGGTTAATCTCCTTCAGGTCACccttgatgccctcatctCTCCCCAATATATTGTCGACATGACTTGGGTTGGCTATCCGCCTGGGGTAAGCTATGATCGGCCGTTGTGGGAACTTGACCTTGACAGCACTTGGGGCGGGATCATTCTTCATCTTTTGAAAGCCGGGCTTTCGTATGTCAAGGACGATCCCGGGCTCATCATGCTTCTACACATTTCCTGCTATGAGGGTGAACTAGGATATGTCGAGCATCTTCTGGGCTTTGGCATAGCTACCAACGTCGGAGGCCCCAGGATGGTGGACGgtggacaagggcaaggcagCTCATTCGGGACAGCTCTACATGCTGCGGCCGCTAATATCCAGCTCTCTTCCGCCAAGATATTGATGGCACACGGTGAAAGTCCACGTACGCGTGCGCCGTGCATATCCAAGTTCGACAGGACGGCCGAAGACATGACCCCAGCCGAGATCGCCCTGTCGTTGTCACGATATGATGAccatgatgaggagacaCTTTTCACATTCTTGGAGGGCCTCATGCAGCATGAGCAAGGGCTTGATGATTCGGATCATCAAAAAATCCTCCTATTTTGTGCCAGACGAAACCACATCGACTTTGTGACGAGCCTCCTTCAGCGTGGGGTTCAGCCACAGAAAGTACCCGCCAATGTGGGGAGTGCGCAAATGGCACAGCTCCTGATCTCTCGTGGTGCCTCTATCGACGCTGCAGCAGtgcagaagaaggccttgAGTAAGGGGAAGTTGTCGTTGCTGCGATGGTGTGTTGACGAGTATGGCCCGCAACTCGCTTCAGATCCAGAGACCTGGGGCAACATGGGATATCGCATGCTTAATTGTGGCCTCATGTACTTGGATAACATCAAATACATGGCCTCAGAGTATCCTGGCTCTCATATAGATGCAGTACTTACTGCCAATCTGTCGCTTGGAGACGAGGATCCAAAACCGACCCCAACAAGCTGGCTACATATGGCCGCCCTCCAAGACAACGTTTGGGCTTTGGAGATGCTAATCAAAGCTGGTGCCGATCCGACATGCCCAGGCCTTACAGTTGACGTATCAACAACAATACGCCAGAGCAGGCAGTACAAGTACCGAAATATTCCTGACAGACTCAAGGTGATTCAGATGCTGGAAAGCTACAACTGCAAGGATTGGTTATTGCCCTCCTACACGGAACTCAAAGTCCTCCTGGCAGACACTATCGCGAGCCAAAGGCTTGTCTGGGAAGAACGTGTGGAGGATCTGGTCGAGTCTCAACAGGCGCTCCCTTTTGCACCGACACGGCAGGACCAAGCATCAGTGTCAACGGCTTCTATGGCGGCCCCGTCCTCGGAATTTACGTATCGTCCATTACAGAACAAGAGTGCCATCCGACTCTTGGAGTTGTTTCCCTCAGACAATCGGACAGAGCCTCTGCTGGGCCGTCTGATCGAGAGCGATCTCACTCTCCAGCCTGATTACGAGGCAGTGTCCTACGTCTGGGGAGACACCAGCGTCAACGAATGCATTATGCTAGACGAACAACCCGTCTCTATCACGGCCAATCTCCATTCAGCACTCGTACATATCCGTCACGCAAGCGATGTTAGAACACTCTGGGTCGATGCCCTTTGTATTGATCAGTCTACTCATGCTGAACGCAATCAACAAGTGACGATCATGGGAGACATCTACAAAACTGCACGCCAAGTCCTGGTCTGGTTGGGTGAAGCTGCCAATGATTCCCATCTGGTATTTGAATATCTCCAAGACGAGACGAACAACACTTTCCCCAACTTCCGAAAACCACCAGCACGATACCTTCAAGCGTGGAAGGCCTTGGTTAGGCGCCCTTGGTTCTTCCGCACTTGGGTCATCCAAGAAGTGGCTCTTAGTCGCAAAGCCATCATCACATGTGGAGAGAACTCGGCGCCCTGGATGGACTTGGGATCGGGCCATCGTGCTGATATTTCTGGCGGGGCTTTGGGGCTGTCCAGCGTTTCAAGCGCCCCAGGCTTCAAGGCAGATCATCCCTTTGAAGGGTTTGATGCCGATAGCCACGTCTGGAGACTCCGGATGCTGAAACCTGGGAGCCACCCTGCGGAAGTGATTCAGTACAGCCGTGCATGTCAGTCGAGCGAGGTCAGGGATAGGGTGTAcggtctcctcggcctgtTTGATCCTGGCTTCATGGCTGTGGACTATGACTTGCCAGTCGAGGACATATTCCGCCAGTTCACCGAAGCCGCGATTCAACGGACGGGCGACCTTGGCATCTTGAAGTGGTTCGGTCATGGACCTCGCTCCAAGTCTTTACCTTCTTGGGTTCCTGACTGTACCGATACTGTAACGGTGGGGACCCTTCCACGGCGCCACTGGTACCCTTCTTACCGTGAAGGAGGCAAAGGCGACTACGACTATCGCACAACAGCCGGGACACGGTCCAGTGTTAGCCCGCGCGACTTGACAGACAAGGTCCTCCCGGGACTAGCCTTCCGTCCAGGTGGCGTGCTCGCTGTCCAGGGAAAGATCATTGACACGATCCGCGCCATCGGCCCTGAGCTTTCAGCCGGCACGGCGTTTGCACCTGGAACAGAGTGTTTTGCTCGCATCATGAAGGAATGGGAATCCCTAGCCGCAACTCTCACCACTGAATGGAACCTCTCACTTGCGTCATCTGTGTCTACAGCCTTTGCAGCCACGATTTCAGCCACTCAACCGCCAGAGCTGCGAAGCGTGGATGTTGGATTCGTCCAGTGGTACCGTCACAACGGGTCAGGCGTACTCGAGGCTGCGGACCCAACCATGTTCCTACGAGAGCACGAATTCTATCTCTGGTGGCTAGGTGTCGGAAAGGAGGAAGGTGAAAAGGATTATCACTTGGGTTATGAGTTCAATGAGTTTGCCGATAAGATGGAGCTTGCCTGTTACGGCCGACGCTTCTTTACCACTGAAAAGGGGAATATGGGATTGGCTGGTCCCCGAGCCCGTGTGGGTGATCGTATCGTCTACCTTCCGGGAGGAGATCAGGCCTTTGTGCTACGCCGACGGGATGATGGGACTGGATGGACCATGGCACATGACTGTTACTTGTATGGGTTAGATCCTTACGCGTTGtttgaggacgaggagcatCTTGTGGAGGAGTTTTTGATTCACTAA
- a CDS encoding MFS domain-containing protein → MAPSFLTVHFESQDATSEEGKKAGARRSLVGLDYSPLPRITGRSLLLALFVSMGGLLFGYDTGQISGFLEMPDFLDRFGQTNSKGEHVFSTVRSGLIVALLSIGTLIGALIAAPIADRIGRKYSISFWSLIISVGFIIQISSNRDWVQIMMGRFVAGLGVGALSLLVPMFQAESAPPWIRGAMVCTYQLFITFGIFLAACFNYGTVTHQRNSSASWRIVIGIGWVFTLTLGLGILLFPETPRFDYRRGHVDRARETLCRIYGATPNHWSIHTQMEEIESKLQAEKAIKEKTNPVSEFIAMFKAPRMAYRIFIGVSLQMFQQLTGANYFFYYGTTIFQSVSISSYKTQIILNTINFLVTFIGLYLVEHYGRRKSLIAGSIWMFISFLIFASVGHFALDRTTPQNTQSAGIAMIVMACLFILGFATTWGPMIWTIMAEIFPSRYRAKGMALSTASNWLWNFLLAFFTPFITKDIDFRYGYVFAGCNILGGLLVYFFVIEGQGRTLEEIDTMYLEHVSPMKSSKWQPPPPEEMSRIRKQAGTDLEATAAVSEDDTLQRNSGFTNEDGHATRAAKKEELPGASHKEGM, encoded by the exons ATGGCACCGTCTTTCCTCACTGTTCACTTTGAAAGCCAAGATGCAACTTCtgaagagggcaaaaaggcGGGTGCCCGTCGCTCGTTAGTCGGGCTCGACTACTCGCCTTTGCCTCGCATCACCGGGAggtctctgctgctggccttgttTGTTTCCATGGGTGGACTCTT GTTCGGTTATGATACTGGTCAGATCTCTGGCTTCCTTGAGATGCCTGATTTCCTTGATCGCTTCGGCCAGACGAATAGCAAAGGCGAGCATGTCTTTAGTACCGTTCGTTCCGGCCTCATTGTTGCCCTTCTTTCAATCGGCACGCTCATTGGTGCCTTGATTGCTGCCCCGATTGCGGATCGCATTGGTCGCAAGTATAGCATCTCTTTCTGGAGCCTCATTATCAGCGTCGGCTTCATTATCCAGATTTCTTCAAATCGTGATTGGGTTCAAATCATGATGGGAAGATTTGTCGCTGGTCTTGGTGTGGGTGCTCTCTCACTGCTGGTTCCCATGTTCCAAGCTGAAAGCGC CCCTCCTTGGATCCGTGGTGCCATGGTTTGCACGTACCAATTGTTCATCACATT TGGCATTTTCTTGGCTGCCTGCTTCAATTACGGCACGGTTACCCATCAAAGAAACAGCTCTGCTTCGTGGAGGATCGTCATTGGCATCGGTTGGGTCTTCACCTTGACACTTGGCCTCGGAATCTTACTATTCCCCGAGACTCCTCGATTTGATTACAGACGTGGCCATGTCGACCGCGCTCGTGAGACCCTCTGCAGGATCTACGGCGCCACACCAAATCATTGGTCCATTCACACTCAaatggaggagattgagtcCAAGTTACAGGCTGAAAAGGCAATCAAGGAAAAGACCAACCCCGTCTCTGAGTTTATTGCCATGTTCAAAGCGCCGCGAATGGCCTACCGTATCTTTATCGGTGTCTCGCTTCAAATGTTCCAACAACTCACCGGAG CCAACTACTTTTTCTACTACGGcaccaccatcttccaaTCtgtcagcatcagcagctATAAGACTCAGATcattctcaacaccatcaacttTCTTGTCACCTTCATCGGTCTATACCTGGTGGAGCACTACGGTCGCCGCAAATCTCTGATTGCTGGCAGCATCTGGATGTTCATCTCattcctcatctttgcctcGGTTGGTCACTTTGCCCTGGATCGAACGACGCCGCAGAATACACAAAGTGCAGGAATTGCCATGATTGTTATGGCTTGCCTCTTTATCCTTGGGTTCGCAACCACCTGGGGACCCATGATTTGGACTATCATGGCCGAGATTTTCCCCTCCCGCTACCGTGCAAAGGgaatggccttgtcgactGCCAGTAACTGGCTTTGGAATTTTCTTCtggccttcttcaccccATTCATTACGAAGGATATCGATTTCCGTTACGGTTACGTCTTTGCAGGCTGCAACATTCTTGGTGGCTTGTTGGTCTACTTCTTTGTCATTGAAGGCCAGGGCCGCACACTCGAGGAGATCGACACTATGTACCTTGAGCACGTCAGCCCTATGAAGAGTTCCAAGTGGCAGCCACCTCCTCCCGAGGAAATGTCCAGAATCCGCAAGCAGGCTGGTACCGACCTTGAGGCAACGGCTGCTGTGAGTGAGGATGACACGCTGCAGAGGAACTCGGGCTTTACGAACGAAGACGGCCATGCCACTCGtgcggccaagaaggaagagctCCCAGGAGCAAGTCACAAGGAGGGTATGTAA
- a CDS encoding MARVEL domain-containing protein, which produces MSYEKSGSAHKVCSIILRLGQISCAAIVLGILARFSNILTIQQVHEDGRLVYAMVVAGISIIYSFLLCPPFRNLFMSFPCDFVLFVMWLVAYCLLQTKSTTHSCSSTWYRTYWGYYWGGYWRVGRPGAVNVGRAGCSHWRTVLAFSFIAWFAYLLSGILGIYVFHKYIHVKETATEFKHQAKKHLGRDSQENDYGRPVNEPNVAAVPPPVTQVSQV; this is translated from the exons ATGTCATATGAAAAATCCGGATCAGCCCACAAAGTCTGTTCGATTATTCTACGACTGGGGCAAATTTCCTGCGCTGCCATtgtcctcggcatccttgcGCGATTCAGCAATATTCTCACTATCCAGCAGGTGCATGAGGATGGCCGCCTCGTCTACGCAATGGTGGTTGCtggcatctccatcatctaTTCATTTCTCCTATGCCCACCTTTCAGAAACTTGTTTATGAGCTTCCCATGTGACTTTGTGCTGTTCGTTATGTGGCTCGTGGCGTATTGCCTGCTTCAGACC AAATCGACCACTCACTCATGCTCCTCTACGTGGTATCGTACCTACTGGGGCTACTACTGGGGCGGTTACTGGCGTGTTGGCCGTCCTGGAGCCGTCAACGTCGGCAGAGCGGGATGTTCACACTGGAGGACAGTCTTGGCATTCTCTTTCATTGCTTGGTTTGCCTACCTGCTCAGTGGGATTTTG GGAATCTACGTCTTCCACAAGTACATCCATGTCAAAGAGACAGCCACCGAGTTCAAACACCAGGCCAAGAAACATTTGGG CCGCGATTCCCAGGAAAACGACTATGGAAGACCGGTCAACGAGCCGAATGTGGCTGCAGTCCCACCGCCTGTCACGCAGGTGTCTCAGGTCTAG
- a CDS encoding GFO-IDH-MocA domain-containing protein — protein sequence MHEPRKIRWGILATGGIAKAFGRDLSVDPNTRSVSDICHELVAAASSTSKSRAEEFLRHCDAPSHAKAYGSYAELVQDPHVEIIYIATPHSHHYQNAMLCLEAGKNVLCEKAFTVNAKQARKLAEKAREKNLLLMEGLWTRYFPLSLYIREVIESGEIGPVERVLAEHSLPYAGGFEDDSHIMVNPDLAGGILLDGGIYSLTWVFQCLYSLQPASSRSLPTVKSAVAKYSRTGVDAMTTILLEFPRSEDQGGIAHAVASTSLGLSNDAIAQRQGAVVPNIRIQGQYGEVQVFPPAYRPTRTRLVLKDGTIDDKQWPQPGPGEGSGWYNGYGSSPNPEGQGHGLFWEADDAGRALVEGRKEGTQLGLDESILIMEIMDQVRAEAGIKYPDEVETVEFPL from the exons ATGCATGAGCCAAGGAAAATTCGCTGGGGAATCCTCGCAACCGGAGGCATCGCCAAAGCCTT CGGCCGAGATCTCTCAGTCGACCCCAATACGCGGTCAGTTTCTGACATCTGTCACGAACTTGTCGCGGCCgcatcttcaacctcaaAGTCTAGAGCGGAAGAGTTCCTGCGGCACTGCGATGCTCCATCTCACGCCAAGGCCTACGGCTCCTACGCCGAGCTCGTTCAGGACCCTCATGTTGAAATCATCTATATTGCCACACCTCACTCTCACCACTATCAGAACGCCATGCTTTGTCTTGAAGCAGGCAAGAACGTGCTCTGCGAGAAGGCATTTACCGTGAATGCCAAGCAAGCCAGGAAGCTCGCTGAGAAGGCCCGAGAGAAGAACTTGCTCCTGATGGAAGGGCTCTGGACTCGATACtttcccctctccctctACATCCGCGAGGTCATCGAGTCTGGCGAAATTGGTCCTGTTGAAAGGGTTTTGGCCGAACACAGTCTGCCGTACGCAGGTGGTTTCGAGGACGATTCCCACATCATGGTCAATCCTGATCTTGCTGGAGGGATTCTGCTCGATGGAGGCATCTACAGCCTGACTTGGGTATTCCAGTGTCTGTACAGCCTTCAGCCAGCATCTTCTAGAAGTCTCCCAACTGTCAAAAGTGCTGTTGCCAAGTACAGCCGGACCGGTGTTGACGCAATGACTACAATCCTTCTCGAGTTCCCTCGGTCTGAGGATCAGGGTGGGATCGCACACGCGGTCGCCTCAACCTCTTTGGGTTTGTCCAATGATGCCATCGCCCAGAGGCAAGGCGCAGTTGTGCCCAATATCCGCATTCAGGGACAGTACGGCGAAGTTCAGGTGTTTCCTCCAGCTTATCGACCGACCCGAACCAGACTTGTTCTGAAGGATGGAACGATTGATGATAAGCAATGGCCGCAGCCAGGCCCAGGCGAGGGAAGTGGATGGTACAACGGGTATGGATCCAGCCCTAATCCTgaaggtcaaggacatggaTTGTTCTGGGAGGCCGATGATGCTGGCCGGGCTTTGGTGGAAGGCCGCAAGGAGGGTACACAGCTCGGGTTGGATGAGAGTATCCTAATTATGGAAATTATGGACCAGGTGAGAGCTGAGGCAGGGATTAAATACCCCGATGAGGTCGAAACCGTAGAATTTCCTCTATAG
- a CDS encoding Zn(2)-C6 fungal-type domain-containing protein: MEETPHMMLSPSSEARGGVETDAETPSILVATPSELTSSRSKRNKSTDGVEPGPRKVRKVSRACDFCKSRKARCTGDLPCAKCVAKGRECSYDAKYTRGRPPTPPPAETHPKSSSTSAFPSVQDISRHHALSTDRGPTTAVGDDLGLLRRPNESTAASRSSPELSIAEIQGQVFDSKSGLTFIQRALKRLSAQNKNGTSGKAQPLSDNQSLMTAGDKPLPEFPGNGLSTLPDLAECNKLLALYFEVCIATYRMLHRPTGERWLAILKRNHDEGRALWSDIGRAEAAIVLAALAIARLHQEKSRGFLSEEDESQALRASDELYVLSTRFADDEAGFPRLESAQAKVIHVLYLLTTSRFNRGWYVFGNALHLVTALGLYRRGNWKRGMSSRNDYIHTQCGIRTFWTAYIVDNYLAVIFGRPRHFHDEDINQDLPESVDDEAMTVDGPINAADTPKDCHIDALIFHARIAKLVGSVSREVYTFRAISEAERVSAANRLIQRVREWHASLPIHLGSIPPSMLIPSYRRQATVLRLAHLHAILHANRLFLLGSSSNTHESQVTECIKAAKAVLETVDELAQEGPIFHAFWWTHYVTFCALVVTYVWEIRQRRIKHSNSRHDRSMLLELAERCHTHLAKATASNSPSRRYAVILEEFRTVIAESNTRTTTYPQEQMPELSDVGQCDLPEHALAVGAMPGSAGQQVDIGNASILNDAHLFSQWNTTDWLDIDSSAFWMQMDTDESILWPDMG; encoded by the exons ATGGAGGAAACACCTCATATGATGCTATCTCCCTCTAGCGAGGCCAGGGGAGGTGTTGAAACAGATGCTGAGACGCCCTCTATTCTTGTCGCAACCCCATCCGAGCTCACCTCAAGCAGATCCAAACGGAACAAGTCAACGGACGGAGTCGAGCCTGGGCCTCGCAAGGTCCGCAAAGTGAGCCGAGCATGTGACTTTTGCAAGTCGAGAAAGGCCAGGTGCACAGGTGATCTACCTTGCGCAAAGTGCGTGGCCAAAGGAAGAGAATGCTCCTACGATGCAAAGTACACCCGCGGCCGACCGCCAACACCACCTCCAGCAGAGACTCACCCCAAGAGCTCGTCTACAAGTGCTTTTCCATCTGTCCAAGATATATCCAGGCACCACGCACTGTCAACCGACCGTGGACCCACCActgctgttggtgatgaccttggtctcttgCGTCGACCGAACGAGAGCACTGCGGCATCCAGATCATCGCCAGAGTTGTCCATAGCGGAGATTCAGGGACAAGTGTTTGACTCGAAATCAGGCCTCACATTTATCCAACGAGCTCTGAAGCGCCTTTCGGCTCAGAATAAGAATGGTACATCGGGAAAAGCCCAACCCTTGTCCGACAACCAATCGTTGATGACGGCAGGTGACAAGCCGTTGCCCGAGTTCCCCGGTAATGGCCTATCCACCCTTCCAGATCTTGCCGAGTGCAACAAACTGCTTGCACTATACTTTGAAGTATGTATTGCAACTTACCGCATGCTGCATCGGCCAACAGGCGAGAGATGGCTGGCGATCTTGAAGAGGAATCACGACGAGGGCCGCGCCTTGTGGAGCGACATTGGCCGAGCAGAGGCGGCCATTGTTCTGGCTGCACTGGCTATTGCTAGGCTCCATCAAGAGAAGTCCAGGGGTTTTTTATcggaggaagatgagagcCAGGCACTCAGAGCCAGCGATGAGCTTTACGTCTTGTCAACTCGTTTCGCAGACGACGAAGCAGGGTTTCCGAGACTCGAGTCAGcgcaggccaaggtcatccacGTTCTCTACCTACTCACGACGTCACGATTCAACCGGGGCTGGTATGTCTTTGGCAATGCACTCCACCTCGTCACCGCCCTTGGTCTTTATCGTCGTGGCAACTGGAAGAGAGGAATGAGCTCACGGAACGACTACATCCACACGCAATGTGGCATTCGCACTTTCTGGACCGCGTACATCGTTGACAACTACCTTGCCGTAATATTCGGACGGCCACGGCATTTCCACGATGAGGACATCAATCAGGATCTTCCAGAGTCAGTTGACGATGAGGCAATGACAGTAGATGGTCCCATCAATGCGGCCGATACCCCCAAAGATTGCCACATTGATGCCCTGATATTTCACGCAAG AATCGCCAAGCTCGTTGGGTCAGTCTCTCGAGAGGTGTATACTTTCCGTGCCATCTCGGAAGCCGAGCGAGTTTCGGCTGCCAACCGGCTCATTCAACGTGTTCGTGAATGGCATGCGAGTCTTCCGATACATCTTGGGTCTATACCCCCGTCTATGCTCATTCCTAGCTACCGCCGCCAAGCGACAGTGTTGAGGTTGGCACACTTGCACGCCATCTTACACGCCAACCGACTGTTCCTTCTCGGCAGCTCGTCCAACACGCACGAGAGCCAAGTCACAGAGTGCATCAAGGCTGCAAAGGCGGTGCTGGAAACGGTCGATGAACTGGCTCAAGAAGGTCCAATATTCCATGCATTCTGGTGGACACACTACGTAACCTTTTGCGCTCTAGTGGTCACATATGTGTGGGAGATTCGGCAACGCCGGATCAAGCATTCGAATTCCAGACATGATCGGTCCATGTTACTTGAGTTGGCTGAAAGATGCCATACCCATCTGGCTAAAGCCACTGCCTCCAACTCACCAAGCCGAAGATACGCTGTCATACTCGAGGAGTTTCGAACCGTAATAGCCGAATCCAACACTCGAACAACGACATATCCTCAAGAACAGATGCCAGAATTGTCAGATGTGGGCCAATGTGACCTACCAGAACATGCACTAGCGGTGGGTGCAATGCCAGGGAGCGCTGGACAACAAGTCGATATTGGGAACGCCTCTATATTGAACGATGCCCATTTATTCAGTCAGTGGAATACCACAGACTGGCTGGATATTGATTCTTCG GCTTTTTGGATGCAAATGGACACAGATGAGAGTATCCTTTGGCCGGATATGGGCTAG